One genomic window of Carassius auratus strain Wakin unplaced genomic scaffold, ASM336829v1 scaf_tig00214896, whole genome shotgun sequence includes the following:
- the LOC113093129 gene encoding butyrophilin subfamily 1 member A1-like codes for MLSIIIVLLNLLIETSVSLTVVVPPDPIVAHVGSTVILPCWISPPENAEALEIRWYRQDQFSNPVLLYNQGKIQDVQEESYRNRSSLALRSDQSGGLKDGDVSLRLEKLRVQDGGLFHCYVSGEHSYGSEEMTLKITALGSAPVLSPKSLDGGRVNISCRSSGWYPEPSVSWTSDEGRVLRPGGTSHTRGADEMISVHSWTTVSLSDAQLVSCSVSLRPGELKEGSLDIQGIVSSGPSDSSGLWKALFLTFLICSLLGLFGLILYRYKHKQTDREEETLERLLKAVVEDMNIEELRQHAVEITIDRERSHPDLKVSKDCKIMRDNPEYKPTGEGFPYQLCAYGAQGFTSGRHYWEVQLKLENTPPKNFWMIGVVKEENLPTRDSSALTASAGFWFLCSDGPYGFCTNTDPLIRFSLTPRPERLGVLLDYDHGQLSFYNVTERKHLLTISCRFSGSLVPLFNPGVGDKSPLKILDLPKPAEPDEPSQPLLSNMAAVELDVKASDNL; via the exons tgtcgtTGACTGTGGTGGTTCCTCCTGATCCTATAGTGGCTCATGTGGGATCCACAGTGATTCTTCCCTGCTGGATCTCTCCTCCTGAGAACGCTGAAGCTCTGGAGATCCGCTGGTACCGTCAGGATCAGTTCAGCAATCCTGTTCTCCTCTATAATCAAGGGAAGATCCAGGACGTCCAGGAGGAATCATACAGGAACCGAAGCTCTCTGGCTCTGCGGTCAGATCAGTCTGGTGGACTGAAGGACGGAGATGTCTCTCTACGGCTGGAGAAACTCAGAGTACAAGATGGAGGTTTATTTCACTGTTATGTGAGCGGAGAACATTCATATGGGAGTGAAGAGATGACTCTCAAAATCACTG CTTTAGGATCCGCTCCTGTCCTGTCTCCAAAGTCTCTAGATGGTGGTCGTGTGAACATCAGCTGCAGGTCCAGTGGCTGGTATCCAGAGCCCAGCGTCTCCTGGACGTCAGATGAAGGAAGGGTTCTCCGTCCTGGAGGAACATCTCACACTCGTGGAGCAGATGAGATGATCTCTGTCCACAGCTGGACGACCGTCTCTCTCTCAGACGCTCAACTGGTCTCATGTTCAGTCTCTCTCAGACCTGGAGAATTAAAAGAAGGAAGTCTGGACATACAGGGCATCGTGTCTTCAG GTCCATCAGATTCATCAGGTCTATGGAAGGCTCTTTTCCTCACGTTTCTCATCTGTTCTCTTCTGGGTTTGTTTGGGCTGATCCTCTACagatacaaacacaaacaaacag ACCGTGAGGAGGAAACTCTGGAGAGACTGCTTAAAGCAG ttgtGGAAGACATGAATATAGAAGAACTGAGGCAGCATGCAG TTGAGATCACTATTGACCGTGAGCGTTCACATCCAGATCTGAAGGTTTCTAAAGACTGTAAAATCATGAGAGATAATCCAGAATATAAACCCACTGGAGAGGGATTTCCATATCAATTATGTGCTTACGGAGCCCAAGGATTCACCTCTGGTCGTCACTATTGGGAAGTACAGCTGAAACTAGAAAATACACCTCCCAAAAACTTCTGGATGATTGGTGTGGTGAAAGAGGAAAACCTTCCTACAAGAGACAGTTCTGCTTTAACTGCATCAGCTGGTTTCTGGTTCTTGTGTTCAGACGGTCCTTATGGCTTTTGCACTAACACTGATCCATTGATCAGATTCTCTCTGACACCGAGACCTGAACGACTGGGAGTTCTGTTAGATTATGATCACGGTCAGCTCTCATTTTACAACGTCACAGAGAGAAAACATCTCCTGACCATCAGCTGCAGATTCTCTGGATCACTCGTTCCTCTCTTCAATCCTGGTGTTGGTGATAAGAGTCCACTTAAAATCCTGGATCTTCCAAAACCTGCAGAACCAGATGAACCCAGTCAGCCTTTACTGAGTAACATGGCAGCTGTAGAATTAGATGTAAAGGCCAGTGATAATCTGTAG
- the LOC113093137 gene encoding uncharacterized protein LOC113093137, with protein MRTGAVLMAESVRSPFDYREPPTLDSDGDGGKPPPPRGRVCGRKRKGTPVKVCERAVYVTEDEEESLSEHSYSPGDDQYAEGSEDRLPPPDSPYFLTDPQLCVPELAEEGASGVRGPVLFHPPPNCRIREVHCGSQVRLVVIAIRDIAKGEEITVDYSLTDWGENTMGFHTAVSPRGFDCGFNPESTIKKEEEPGSLPLSLTVSDYLTPSWSLSPSSSPLSHSEASDSDREDEEEEEDDDDDDDDDEEDLEDLRGRMMRRRKKRKTSATVKKKAQPRPLSFACPAPSSPAPFQQPLAPPTTNINNNININIGASGTLSRRQHCPYCGRHFRSLARHLEKHHEQQPEVRAAMELSHPPASSHPFTSPAQPSSSLGTTSLFSRERDSSSSAPKSGGVSFSLSLSPPPASSTSKKSSTSSPKKPAANKSPAVSPNPPARRGRPPKKEKEQPQKKQEEAPPTPGKQEEEEFDMREDVSTEDKDGEMTSAHMPPLLSSLSTLVLYLRRQQHASFLSLSRAPPSAEAWRLLCHSSLALLILFNRHRECEVAKLSVQDYRGRTSPSSPSLEAALSPFERAVLCLLPRVGVLGKRGRVQTLILPPHSEACLDLLLKTSADVGVDPQSPYVFSRPYHSPATPLRGTDLLRSLARSSGAKNPAALTAPRTRRQVAILTQLLLLEEGERTPGTATRRLEDFLQSEYHVTQSCARIGQDPALMNRVGRVVLYGEREGVLFRGMSLQHICLELDVMSGNSADSFSEESDGEASKSKDSVKKKKQGSSTRAPRLKKSSPHPSSSSPSAALKRRSAPLKTGKRGVLKRPWSEAERVAVETHLKRNIMELRVPAKADCERCLQLCPLLVSNQRDWRAIKFYCHNRIQLLRKQGRRDGNTAAVC; from the exons ATGCGCACCGGAGCAGTGCTAATGGCGGAGAGCGTGCGGTCGCCGTTCGATTACCGGGAGCCCCCGACCCTCGACAGCGACGGGGATGGAGGGAAGCCGCCACCGCCGCGCGG gcgagTGTGTGGCAGGAAGAGGAAGGGCACGCCGGTGAAGGTGTGTGAGAGGGCGGTGTATGTGACGGAGGACGAGGAGGAGAGTCTGTCTGAACACAGTTACAGCCCAG gagatgATCAGTACGCGGAGGGATCTGAAGACAGACTTCCTCCTCCGGACAGCCCTTACTTCCTCACAGACCCTCAGCTCTG tgtGCCCGAGCTGGCTGAAGAGGGCGCTAGTGGCGTCCGCGGCCCGGTGCTGTTCCACCCCCCGCCCAACTGCAGGATCAGAGAGGTGCATTGTGGGAGTCAGGTCCGGCTTGTCGTCATAGCCATTCGAGACATTGCCAAAGGAGAGGAGATCACCGTGGACTACAGCCTGACCGACTGGGGAGAGAATACCATG GGCTTTCACACTGCAGTGTCCCCGCGCGGGTTTGACTGTGGATTCAACCCAGAGAGCACCATCAAGAAg GAGGAGGAGCCGGGTTCACTCCCTCTGTCTCTCACTGTTTCTGACTACCTCACTCCGTCCTGGTCTCTGTCTCCCTCCTCCTCTCCACTGTCTCACTCCGAGGCCAGCGACTCCGACCGagaggacgaggaggaggaggaagacgacgacgatgatgatgacgacgacgaAGAGGACCTTGAGGACCTGCGGGGACGCATGATGAGACGCCGCAAGAAACGCAAAACCTCAGCGACCGTCAAGAAGAAAGCCCAGCCACGCCCCCTGTCCTTCGCATGCCCCGCCCCTTCCTCACCGGCGCCCTTCCAGCAgcctttagccccgcccacaacgAACATCAACAATAATATCAACATAAACATCGGTGCGAGTGGCACGCTCTCCCGCAGACAGCACTGTCCCTACTGTGGGCGTCACTTCCGCTCCCTCGCTAGACACCTGGAGAAACACCACGAGCAGCAGCCCGAGGTCCGAGCCGCCATGGAGCTGTCGCACCCCCCCGCCTCCTCGCACCCCTTCACCTCTCCCGCTCAGCCCTCGTCCTCCCTGGGTACAACCTCCCTGTTCTCCCGCGAGCGAGACTCTTCGTCTTCAGCTCCGAAATCCGGAGGTGTCTCCTTCTCGCTCTCGCTGTCTCCGCCTCCTGCCTCCAGTACCTCAAAAAAGAGCTCAACGTCATCGCCTAAAAAGCCAGCCGCTAACAAGAGCCCTGCTGTCTCACCCAACCCTCCCGCCAGGAGAGGACGGCCACcgaagaaagagaaagaacagcCGCAGAAGAAGCAGGAGGAGGCGCCTCCAACGCCCGGgaaacaggaggaggaggagttcGACATGAGAGAAGACGTAAGCACAGAGGACAAGGATGGTGAAATGACGAG TGCTCACATGCCTCCTCTGCTGTCGTCTCTCTCCACACTGGTGCTGTATCTCCGGCGGCAGCAGCACGCCTCGTTCCTGTCCCTGTCCCGCGCTCCTCCATCGGCCGAGGCCTGGCGTCTGCTCTGTCACTCCAGCCTGGCTCTGCTGATCCTCTTCAACCGTCACCGTGAGTGTGAGGTGGCCAAGCTCTCGGTGCAGGACTACCGCGGCCGCACCTCTCCCTCCTCTCCCTCTCTGGAGGCGGCTCTGTCCCCGTTCGAGCGTGCTGTGCTCTGTCTGCTGCCGCGGGTGGGAGTCCTGGGCAAACGTGGACGTGTCCAGACACTCATCCTTCCTCCGCACTCAGAGGCGTGTCTGGATCTGCTCCTGAAGACGTCTGCAGACGTGGGCGTGGATCCCCAGAGCCCCTATGTGTTCTCCCGGCCGTATCACTCCCCGGCCACACCTCTGCGCGGGACAGACCTGCTGCGGAGCCTAGCGCGCTCTAGCGGTGCGAAGAACCCCGCGGCGCTCACCGCCCCCCGAACACGCCGACAGGTGGCCATCCTGACccagctgctgctgctggaggAGGGCGAGCGCACACCGGGCACAGCCACCAGACGCCTGGAGGACTTCCTGCAGAGCGAGTATCACGTGACCCAGAGCTGTGCTCGGATTGGTCAGGACCCGGCGCTGATGAACCGTGTGGGGAGAGTGGTTCTGtacggagagagagagggagtgctGTTCAGAGGAATGAGCCTGCAGCACATCTGCCTCGAGCTGGACG tgatgtcgGGGAACTCTGCTGACTCATTCTCGGAGGAGTCTGATGGAGAGGCCAGTAAGAGTAAAGACTctgtgaagaagaagaagcaagGGTCGAGTACTCGAGCGCCGCGGCTGAAGAAGAGCAGTCCTCATCCGTCCAGCAGCTCACCGTCAGCAGCACTCAAGAGACGCAGCGCTCCGCTCAAGACCG ggaaGCGCGGCGTGCTGAAGCGGCCGTGGTCGGAGGCTGAGCGAGTGGCAGTGGAGACGCACCTGAAGAGGAACATCATGGAGCTGCGTGTTCCTGCTAAAGCAGACTGTGAGCGCTGTCTGCAGCTCTGTCCTCTGCTGGTCAGTAACCAGCGCGACTGGAGGGCCATCAAGTTCTACTGCCACAACCGCATCCAGCTGCTGAGGAAACAGGGACGACGAGACGGGAACACAGCCGCCGTCTGCTAA